From Rutidosis leptorrhynchoides isolate AG116_Rl617_1_P2 chromosome 3, CSIRO_AGI_Rlap_v1, whole genome shotgun sequence, a single genomic window includes:
- the LOC139896764 gene encoding choline-phosphate cytidylyltransferase 2-like has protein sequence MEDEQKKDHKQRIWMRDPPTDRPVRVYADGIYDLFHFGHARSLEQAKKSFPNTYLLVGCCNDEVTHSLKGKTVMTDTERYESLRHCKWVDEVIPDAPWVMNQEFIDKHQIDYVAHDSLPYADASGAGNDVYEFVKSIGRFKETKRTEGISTSDIIMRIVKDYNNYVMRNLDRGYSRKDLGVSYVKEKRLRVNMSLRKLHEKVKKQQEKVEEKIHIVAKTAGMNHNLWVENADRLVAGFLEMFEEGCHKMGTAIRDRIQEQLKGNVGELTYEKDEDDDEDDDEDEYYYDYSTEEEVYSDGGETEIVSH, from the exons ATGGAAGATGAACAAAAGAAAGATCATAAGCAACGCATCTGGATGCGCGATCCCCCTACGGACCGGCCGGTTCGTGTCTACGCTGACGGAATTTACGATCTATTTCACTTCGGTCATGCTCGTTCCCTCGAACAAGCCAAAAAATC GTTTCCAAATACTTATCTGCTGGTCGGATGCTGCAATGATGAGGTCACCCACAGCCTAAAGGGAAAAACAGTCATGACTGACACGGAGCGCTATGAATCCCTCCGTCATTGCAA GTGGGTTGATGAAGTTATCCCAGATGCCCCTTGGGTTATGAACCAGGAATTTATAGACAAGCATCAGATTGACTACGTGGCTCATGACTCTCTCCC TTATGCTGATGCAAGTGGGGCAGGAAACGATGTCTATGAATTT GTCAAATCTATTGGACGGTTTAAGGAGACAAAACGAACTGAAGGTATCTCCACATCAGATATAATTATGAGAATTGTGAAAGATTACAATAATTATGTGATGCGCAATTTGGATCGAGGCTACTCTAGGAAAGACCTTGGCGTCAGCTATGTTAAG GAAAAACGGTTGCGAGTGAACATGAGTCTGAGAAAGTTACATGAAAAGGTGAAGAAGCAACAAGAAAAGGTCGAAGAGAAG ATTCATATAGTTGCCAAAACTGCTGGTATGAATCATAACCTCTGGGTCGAGAATGCTGATCGTTTGGTTGCTGGTTTTCTTGAAATGTTCGAAGAAGGGTGCCATAAAATG GGAACTGCAATCAGGGATAGGATTCAAGAACAATTGAAGGGAAACGTGGGGGAACTCACATATGAaaaggatgaagatgatgatgaagatgatgatgaagatgagtatTATTATGACTACAGTACTGAGGAAGAAGTGTACTCTGATGGCGGAGAAACTGAAATAGTATCACACTGA